The region CTGGTGCCGCCACGCATATAGGTGGCGGGGATCTTGATTTGCGCTGTGTGTGCCATGGTTATCCTCTTCAGGCGGTCGCCGCCGATTCCAGGAAGTCCTGGGCAAAACGCTGCAACACGCCACCCGCCTCGTAGATCGACACTTCTTCAGCGGTGTCCAGGCGGCACGTCACCGGCACTTCGACACGTTCGCCATTCTTGCGGTTGATGACCAGGGTCAACTGCGCACGCGGGGTGCGCTGGCCGATTACGTCATAGGTTTCGCTGCCGTCGATGTTCAAGGTGTGACGGTCGGTGCCCGGCAGGAACTCCAGCGGCAACACGCCCATGCCCACCAGATTGGTGCGGTGGATGCGTTCGAAGCCTTCGGCGGCAATCGCTTCCACACCGGCCAGGCGTACGCCCTTGGCCGCCCAGTCGCGGGACGAGCCCTGGCCGTAGTCGGCACCCGCAATAATGATCAGCGGCTGCTTGCGTTCCATGTAGGTTTCGATGGCTTCCCACATCCGCGTGACCTGGCCTTCGGGCTCGATACGCGCCAGGGAACCCTGCTTGACCTTGCCGTTTTCAACCACCATTTCGTTGAACAGTTTCGGGTTGGCGAAGGTCGCGCGCTGCGCGGTCAAGTGGTCGCCGCGGTGGGTGGCGTAAGAGTTGAAGTCGACTTCCGGCAGGCCCATTTTCGCCAGGTATTCGCCGGCGGCGCTGTCGAGCATGATCGCGTTGGACGGCGACAGGTGATCGGTGGTGATGTTGTCCGGCAGCACCGCCAGCGGGCGCATCCCCTTGAGCGGGCGAGCACCGGCCAGCGCGCCTTCCCAGTACGGCGGGCGGCGGATGTAGGTGCTTTGCGGGCGCCAATCGTATAGCGGCGCGACTTTCGGGCCGGTGTCTTCGTGAATCGCGAACATCGGGATGTAGACCGCGCGGAACTGCTCCGGCTTGACCGAAGCCTTGACCACCGCGTCGATTTCTTCATCGCTCGGCCAGATGTCTTTGAGGCGGATTTCCTTGCCGTCGGCATCCAGGCCCAGCACGTCCTTTTCAATGTCGAAACGGATGGTGCCGGCAATCGCATAAGCCACCACCAGCGGCGGCGAAGCGAGGAACGCTTGCTTGGCGTACGGGTGAATGCGCCCGTCAAAGTTGCGGTTACCGGAAAGCACGGCAGTGGCGTAGAGGTCGCGGTCGATGATTTCTTGCTGGATCACCGGGTCGAGCGCACCGGACATGCCGTTGCAGGTGGTGCAAGCGAACGCCACCACACCAAAACCCAACTGCTCCAACTCGTGGGTCAAGCCCGCTTCATCGAGGTACATCGCCACGGTTTTCGAGCCGGGCGCCAGCGAGGATTTGACCCACGGTTTGCGGACCAGCCCGAGCTTGTTGGCATTACGTGCCAACAGGCCGGCGGCGATCACGTTGCGCGGGTTGCTGGTGTTGGTGCAACTGGTAATGGCAGCGATGATCACCGCGCCATCGGGCATTTGCCCCGGCACTTCGTCCCACGGGCCGCAGATGCCTTTGGAGGCCAGATCGCTGGTGGCGACACGGGCGTGCGGGTTACTCGGGCCGGCCATATTGCGTACGACGCTGGACAGGTCGAAGGTCAGGCCGCGCTCGTACTGCGCACCTTTGAGGTCATCCGCCCACAGGCCGGTGTGGCGCGCGTACTGCTCAACCAACGTGACTTGTTCGTCTTCGCGGCCGGTGAGTTTCAGGTAGGCGATGGTTTGCGGGTCGATGTAGAACATGGCGGCGGTGGCGCCATATTCCGGGGCCATGTTGGAGATAGTCGCGCGGTCGCCCAGGGTGAGTGCCGAGGCACCTTCGCCGAAGAATTCCAGCCATGCCCCCACCACTTTCTGCTTACGCAGGAATTCGGTCAGCGCCAGCACCATGTCGGTCGCGGTAATGCCCGGTTGCAGCTTGCCCGTCAGCTCCACGCCGACACTTTCCGGCAGGCGCATCCACGAGGCGCGGCCGAGCATCACACTCTCGGCTTCGAGGCCGCCGACGCCGATGGCGATCACACCCAGGGCATCCACGTGCGGGGTGTGGCTGTCGGTGCCGACGCAGGTGTCGGGGAACGCCACACCGTCACGCACCTGAATCACCGGGGACATTTTCTCCAGGTTGATCTGGTGCATGATGCCGTTGCCCGGCGGGATCACGTCGACGTTCTTGAAGGCCTTTTTGGTCCACTCGATAAAGTGGAAACGGTCTTCGTTGCGACGGTCCTCGATGGCGCGGTTTTTCTCGAACGCGTCCGGGTCAGCACCACCGGCTTCAACGGCCAGGGAGTGGTCGACGATCAGTTGGGTCGGCACCACCGGGTTGACCTGGGCCGGGTCGCCGCCTTGCAGGGCGATGGCATCGCGCAGGCCGGCGAGGTCGACCAGGGCGGTCTGGCCGAGGATATCGTGGCACACCACGCGCGCCGGGAACCACGGGAAGTCGAGGTCACGCTTGCGCTCGATCATCTGGCTCAGGGACGCATTGAGCGTGGCCGGGTCGCAACGGCGCACCAGGTTCTCCGCAAGGACGCGGGAGGTGTACGGCAAGGTGGCATAGGCACCGGGGCTGATTGCATCGACGGCCGCACGGGCGTCGTAGAAATCCAGGCGGCTGCCGGGCAGCGGTTTACGAAATTCAGTGTTCATCGTCAGGACTCGGTCACGGTAGTTACAAAAGAAGAGCCGAGGCAGATCCAGAATTGGAATGAGGTCAAAATGTGGGAGCGGGCTTGCTCGCGAAAGCGGTGGAACAGTCGCCGGATGTGTTGAATGACACACCGTATTCGCGAGCAAGCCCGCTCCCACATTTTTGATTCGGTTACCACGTCAGGATCGCCGGTCACTTCACTCAGCGACGTTCGATTGGCACGAACTTGCGCTGCTCAACGCCGATGTATTCGGCGCTCGGACGGATAATGCGGTTGTTGGCGCGCTGCTCGAACACGTGCGCGGCCCAGCCGGTGAGGCGCGAACACACAAAGATCGGCGTGAACAGCTTGGTCGGTATGCCCATGAAGTGGTACGCCGAGGCATGGTAGAAGTCGGCGTTGGGGAACAACTTCTTCTGCTCCCACATGGTCTTGTCGATGGCTTCCGAGACCGGGAACAACACGTTGTCGCCCACTTCGTCAGCGAGTTTTTTCGACCAGCCCTTGATCACTTCATTGCGCGGGTCGCTGTCTTTGTAGATCGCGTGGCCAAAGCCCATGATCTTGTCTTTGCGCGCCAGCATGCCAAGGGTGCCTTCGACGGCTTCTTCGGCCGAGCCGAAACGCTCGATCATTTCCATCGCCGCTTCGTTGGCGCCGCCATGCAGCGGGCCGCGCAGGGAGCCGATGGCGGCCGTGACGCACGAATACAGGTCGGACAAGGTCGAGGCACACACGCGGGCGGTGAAGGTCGACGCGTTGAATTCGTGCTCGGCGTAGAGGATCAGCGACACGTTCATGACTTTCTCATGCAGCGCGCTCGGCTTCTTGCCGTGCAGCAGGTGCAGGAAGTGGCCGCCGATGCTGGGCTCGTCGGTCACGCAGTCGATGCGCTTGCCGTCGTGACTGAAGCGGTACCAGTAGCACATGATCGCCGGGAAGGCGGCGAGTAGGCGGTCGGTGACATCGCGTTGCACGCTGAAGTCTTTCTCGGGCTCGATATTGCCCAGGAACGAGCAACCGGTGCGCATCACGTCCATCGGGTGGGCGTCGGCGGGGATGCGTTCCAGCACTTCTTTCAAGGCCTGGGGCAGATCGCGCAGCGTGCTCAGTTTTTTGCTGTAGGCGGCCAGTTCGGCTTTGGTCGGCAACTCGCCGTAGAGCAGCAGGTAAGCGACTTCTTCAAATTGCGCGTCGGCGGCGAGTTCACGCACGTCGTAACCGCGATAGGTGAGCCCGGCACCGGCCTGGCCTACGGTGGACAGTGCGGTCTGCCCGGCTACCTGACCACGCAGGCCGGCACCACTCAGTACTTTTGCTTCAGCCATGGTTCTTCTCCAATTTTGTAGTTATTCAGGGAGGCGCGTTCGTTACTTTTTCGCGGCGAACAGCGCGTCGAGCTTCTGCTCGAAGGTGTGGTAGTCGATGCGATCGTAAAGCTCCATGCGGGTTTGCATGGTGTCGATCACGTTCTGTTGGGTGCCGTCGCGACGGATCGCGGTGTAGACGTTCTCGGCGGCCTTGTTCATGGCACGGAAAGCCGAGAGCGGGTACAGCACGATGGAAACATCGGCAGATTTCAACTGTTCGGTGGTGTACAGCGGGGTTGCGCCGAATTCGGTGATATTGGCCAGGATCGGCGCCTTCACCCTTGACGCGAAGAGCTTGTACATCTCCAGTTCAGTGATGGCTTCCGGGAACACCATGTCGGCGCCGGCTTCGATGCAGGCGGCGGCGCGTTCCAGGGCGGACTCCAACCCTTCCACGGCAAGGGCGTCGGTGCGCGCCATGATCACGAAGCTGTCATCGGTGCGCGCATCCACGGCGGCCTTGATGCGGTCGACCATTTCCTGCTGGGACACGATCTCTTTATTCGGGCGATGCCCGCAGCGCTTGGCGCCGACCTGGTCTTCGATGTGGATGGCAGCGGCGCCGAACTTGATCATCGACTTGACCGTGCGCGCCACGTTGAAGGCTGAGGAACCGAAACCGGTGTCCACGTCTACCAGCAGCGGCAGGTCGCACACGTCAGTGATGCGGCGCACGTCGGTCAACACGTCATCCAGGCCGGTGATGCCCAAATCCGGCACGCCGAGGGAGCCGGCAGCGACACCGCCACCCGAGAGGTAGATGGCCTTGAAACCGGCGCGTTTGGCCAGCAGCGCGTGGTTGGCGTTGATTGCGCCCACCACTTGCAAGGGATGTTCGCTGGCGACTGCATCGCGGAAACGCTGGCCTGGAGTAGTTTTATTGTTGGAACTCATGACTCACCTCGCTGAGTGGCTGTCTGGGGCGCGCCGTCCGGGAAGTGACGGGCGATATTGCGTTTGGAGGCGCCGATATGCCGGCGCATCAACAATTCGGCCAGTTCACCGTCACGATCGGCAATCGCGTCAAGAATGCGGTGATGCTCGGCAAAAGCCTGGCGTGGACGATTGGGGGTGGCGGAGAACTGGATGCGGTACATGCGCACCAATTGGTACAGCTCGCCGCAGAGCATTTGGGTCAGCGTGCGATTACCGGCGCCTTGAATTATCCGGTAATGAAAATCGAAGTCGCCTTCCTGCTGGTAGTAACCGAGCCCGGCCTGGAACGCTTCGTCGCGTTCATGGGTGTGCAGCACTTGGCGTAGCTCCTCGATTTCCGCATCGGTCATGCGCTCGGCGGCCAGGCGGCAGGCCATGCCTTCCAGAGATTCGCGGATTTCATAGAGCTCGATCAGCTCGGCATGGCTCAAGGACACCACTCGCGCGCCAACGTGAGGCACGCGCACCAGCAGACGCTGGCCTTCCAGGCGGTGGATCGCTTCACGCAATGGACCACGGCTGATGCCGTAGGTGCGCGCCAGTTCCGGCTCGGAGATCTTGCTGCCGGGGGCGATTTCGCCTTTGACGATGGCGGCCTGGATACGCCGGAAGACGTTCTCTGACATGGTCTGGGAATCGTCTTGCGCTACCACTGGGGTTTCCAGTTGATCCAGCATATTGTCGACACCTTTAAAAGCAATGCCGCAAAAACTAGCCAATCAGACCTTATTAGTCAAAGAATAAATCAACATTGTCGACAATCGTCTAATAACCCCTTCTGCACGCTCTAGGGCATGGCCGCCTGCCAGCGCTGGCGCCAAAAAAGCATCATGTTAGAATGCCCGCCGCTTTTGCCTGACATCACTTGATGAAACGGCGCACTAGAGATTGCGCAGCAATGCCAGTCGCCTTGATGAATTGAACATCGCACTGCACCGCGTCAGGATCTATGAGACTCAAGCCCTTCCTTCTGATTTGCCTACTGTTCCTGCCGGGGCTCATGCCGGGGCTAAGTGCTGCCGCCGAGAAGACCGTGTATGGCCTGAATGAATACGCCAAATTGGCCGGCATTGACCTGGAAGTGGCGGCCAAACTCGACACCGGTGCCAAGACCGCCTCGTTGAGCGCCCGCGATATCAAGCGCTTCAAGCGCAACGGCGAATCCTGGGTGCGCTTCTACCTGGCTATCGACGCCGCCCATTCCCACCCCATCGAACGCCCGTTGGCCCGCGTCAGCAAGATCAAGCGCCGCGCCGGTGACTACGACCCCGATGAGGACAAGAACTACACCGCCCGCCCTGTGATCGCGCTGGAAATCTGCATGGGCAGCGCTTTACGCAGCATCGAAGTGAACTTGACTGACCGCAGCGCCTTCCAATACCCGCTGCTGATCGGCTCCGAAGCGTTGAAACGCTTTGATGCGCTGGTCGACCCCAGTCTTAAATACGCAGCGGGCAAACCTGCCTGCGCCGCCGACGCTCATACCGCCGAGTAAACTGAATGCGCTCTCTGACCCTGCACCTGAAAATCCTGATCACCATCCTGGTGGTGTTGGGTATTTCGGTCACCGCCTACCAGATTTTCGTGCTGGGGATTCCTGTCACCGAGGACGCCACCGACGACCTGTGGAACATCGACGCCAAGGTCGAGTTCGTCGCCAACCCCAAGGACCCGGTGAAAATCTCGATGTTCGTGCCGCCCCTGAGCCGCGACTTCGTCAGCCTCAATGAGAGTTTCATCTCCAATAATTATGGCGTCAGCGTCAACCGTACCGACGGCAACCGTAAGGTCACGTGGTCGGCACGCCGAGCCAAAGGCAAGCAGACCCTGTATTACCGACTGGTGCTGACCAAGCGTTACAGCGGTGAAAAGGTCAAGGTCAAGGGCCCGACCTTCCGCGACAGCATCGCAGTGGACGGCCCGGAGAAGATCGCCGCCGAAGCCTTGCTGGCGCCGATACGCCAGCACTCGGCGGACGTCGAGACCTTTATCGGCGAGGCCATCAAGCGCACCAACAACCTCAACGACGACAATGTGAAGTTGCTGCTGGCCGGCGATCCGTCGACGCCGCACAAGGCCAAGATCGTCGAACTGCTGTTGTCCATCGCCCACGTGCCGATCGAAAAGGTCCACACCATCCGCCTGGTGGCCGACCAACCGCAAACCCCCGAGCTGTGGCTGCGCAGTTTCAACGGCAATGACTGGCTGTACTTCAACCCGGAAACCGGCGAGCAAGGCCTGCCGTCCGACCGCCTGTTGTGGTGGACGGGCGATGAAAACCTGATCACGGTCGATGGCGGCAAGAAAGCCATGGTCACCTTCAGCCTGAACAACAGCGAAATGAACGCCATTCGCCTGGCCAAGCTGACCGACGAAAACACTGACGCCAACTTCCTCGAATATTCGCTGTACGGCCTGCCGCTGCAAACCCAGCAGACCTTCATGATCATGGTGATGATCCCGATTGGCGTGCTGGTGATTCTGATCCTGCGCAACCTGATCGGCCTGCAGACCCTGGGCACCTTTACCCCGGTGCTGATCGCCCTGGCGTTTCGCGAGACGCAGCTGGGCTTCGGCATTGTCCTGTTTACGATTATCACGGCGCTGGGCCTGTCCCTGCGCTCGTACCTGGAACACTTGAAGTTGCAGATGCTGCCGAGGCTATCGGTGGTGCTGACCTTCGTGGTGGTGCTGATTGCGGCCATCAGCCTGTTCAGCCACAAACTCGGCCTGGAACGCGGGCTGTCGGTGGCGCTGTTCCCGATGGTGATCCTGACCATGACCATCGAACGCCTGTCGATCACCTGGGAGGAGCGCGGCGCCAACCATGCGCTGAAAGTGGCGATCGGTACGCTGTTCGCTGCCTCCCTGGCGCACATCATCATGAGCGTGCCGGAGCTGATCTACTTTGTGTTTACCTTCCCGGCGATCCTGTTGATCCTGGTGGGCTTCATGCTGGCCATGGGTCGTTATCGCGGCTACCGCCTGACCGAGCTGGTGCGCTTCAAGGCCTTCCTCAAGGCTGACTCGTAATGTTCGGCTTCTGGAAGACCTGGAAGGCCCTCGAAGCGCGGGGGATCATGGGCATCAACCGGCGTAATGCCGACTACGTGCTCAAGTACAACAAGCGCAGCCTGTACCCGATTGTGGATGACAAGATCATCACCAAGGAGCGGGCGATTGCCGCCGGCATCCATGTGCCGGAAATGTACGGGGTCATTTCCACCGAGAAGGAAATCGACAAGCTCGACGAGATCATCGGCGGGCGCAGTGACTTTGTGATCAAACCGGCCCAGGGCGCCGGCGGCGATGGCATCCTGGTGGTGGCCGACCGTTTTGAAGGGCGCTATCGCACCGTGTCCGGCAAGATCATCAGCCATGAAGAAATCGAGCACCAGATTTCCAGCATCCTCACCGGTTTGTATTCCCTGGGCGGCCACCGCGACCGTGCGCTGATCGAATACCGCGTGGTGCCCGACCAGATCTTCAAGAGCATCAGCTACGAAGGCGTGCCGGATATCCGCATCATCGTGTTGATGGGCTACCCGGTGATGGCCATGCTGCGCCTGCCGACCCGGCAGTCCGGCGGCAAGGCCAACCTGCACCAGGGTGCGATTGGCGTGGGTGTGGACCTGGCCACCGGCCTGACCCTGCGCGGCACCTGGCTGAACAACATCATCACCAAACATCCCGACACCACCAACGCAGTGGATGGTGTGCAACTGCCCAACTGGGATGGTTTCATGCAGTTGGCGGCCGGCTGCTATGAACTGTGCGGGCTGGGCTATATCGGCGTGGACATGGTGCTGGACCAGGAAAAAGGCCCGCTGATCCTCGAACTGAATGCACGGCCGGGGCTGAATATCCAAATCGCCAACGACTGCGGCCTGACCCTGCGCACCCACGCCGTGGAAGCGCGCCTGGAAGAGCTGAAAGCCGCCGGCGTGACGGAAACCCCGCAAGAGCGCGTGAAGTTTGTGCAGGAAATGTTTGGGCATATACCCCACGTCGAAGGCTGATCCGGGCTTCAATCTGTCTATAGCCGACATCCCCTCTAGGACCAAATCCTACGGGGGACTACAATCGCCTCCCCACGCCAATCGCTGATCCGCCCCGCAATGTCGACCTGCTCCGTACACTCGCTGCCCTACCGGGCCAACCCCGCCGAATACTTTGCGGCGATTCGCCATGCCCCAGGTGCGGTGCTGCTCGACAGCGGGCGCCCGGCTGCCGAACGCGGGCGCTATGACGTGCTCAGCGCCTGGCCACAAGCAACCTTGACCGTAAGGCCTGACGAAAGCGGCAGTGATTTCCTGCAACGCTTGCGCGATAACCTGACGCAGCTGGGTGAGGCGGCAATGCCGGCAGGTGTGGAACTGCCGTTTGCCGGCGGCTTGATCGGCTATCTGAGCTATGACTTCGGCCGGCACCTCGAACAGATGCCACACCTGGCGACGGATGACCTGCACCTGCCGGATGCACGCTTCGGGCTGTATGCGTGGGCACTGATCAGCGATCACCAGGCACAGACCAGTCAGTTGGTCTTCCACCCGGCGCAGGCCGACAGCGAGCGACAACGGCTGATCGACCTGTTCAGCCAGCCTGCCCCACAAACATCAGCCACCTTCAAGCTCCACGGCCCGATGGCGCCCGACCTCACAGCCGAAGCTTATCGCCAGGCCATCGTGCGCATTCAGGACTATATCCAGGCGGGCGACTGCTATCAGGTCAACTTCGCGCAGCGCTTCCGGGCGCCGTGCATCGGCGACCCATGGGTGGCTTACTGCGCTCTGCGTGAAGCCTGTCCTACACCTTTCTCAGGTTTTCAAAGCCTACCGGATCACGGCGCGGTATTGAGCCTGTCGCCGGAGCGCTTCGTCAGGGTCAGCGAACGCCACGTCGAAACTCGCCCGATCAAGGGCACCCGCCCACGGGGTTTGACCGCCGAAGAGGATGCAGCTCACGCCGCCGAACTGCTGGCCAGCCCCAAGGATCGCGCCGAAAACCTGATGATCGTCGACCTGCTGCGCAACGACCTCGGTCGCACCTGCCGCACGGGCTCGGTGAAAGTGCCCGAGCTGTTCAGCCTGGAAAGCTACCCCAACGTGCACCACCTGGTGAGCAGCGTCACCGGCATCCTGGCCGACGACAAGGACGCCCTCGACCTGATCGCCGGCAGCTTCCCCGGCGGCTCGATCACCGGCGCGCCGAAGATCCGCGCGATGCAGATCATTGACGAGCTGGAGCCGACGCGACGCGGCTTGTACTGCGGCTCGCTGGTGTACCTGGACGTACGCGGCGAGATGGACAGCTCCATCGCGATTCGCAGTTTGTTGGTCAAGGATGGGCAGGTGTGCTGCTGGGGCGGCGGCGGGATCGTGGCGGACTCGCAGTGGGAGGCGGAGTATCAGGAGTCGCTGACCAAGGTGCGGGTGTTGTTACACACGTTGGAAAACCTCTAGCGCCGCGCTTCTTCTGGCGCTCAGACGCAGAGCCCAGTAGCCGAAAAAGCCTGAATCAGAACGGCCGTGGACGGCGTGTGAGTGGGAGGATAGCGTCCAGCCCCTACCGTCCACCCGCCGTTTGTGAAGGATCACATGAAGCGACTGTCTACTCGTCAGAAATTATTTCCGCGATTGCATATCCACTCAAGCATATCTATTATCTCCCGTATTGGGAGATTGCAACGATGCGGATAATCGCTCTTTCTACCTTACGAATATTCTGGGAAAGCCATCCCGCGTATATCGAGGCCAAAACGCCGCTGGTCGAGCTGTATCGCCACATGGAGAAGACTATTTACGCCACGCCGCAGGCACTCAAAGATGAGCTTAGAACGGCGAGCATTCTCAAGGGCGGCAGGGTTGTTTTCAACGTGGGCGGCAACAAGTACCGAGTGATCATGGCGATCGACTATCAACGACAGCTGGGTTTCATCCGTTTCGTAGGGACCCATGCGCAATACGACCAGATCAACGCGGAGACCGTGTGATGAACATCAAACCTATTCATTCCCAGGAAGACCTGACTGCGGCGCTCACACGCGTCGAGCAGCTATGGGGAGCGCAAGTCGGCTCGCCAGAGGGTGACGAGCTGGAAATCCTCGCCGTACTCATTGAGAAGTACGAGGCGGAACATTTTCCAATGCCGGCTTCGGACCCAGTGGAAGCGATTAAATTTCGCATGGAGCAGTTGGGCATGACTGCCCGCGACCTGGAGCCTTTTATCGGTACGAGCGGGCGAGTGTCCGAAGTGCTGAATCACAAGCGAAAGCTGAGCCTGGCGATGATCAAACGCCTGCATGAAGGTTTAAGTATTCCTTATGAGCGGTTGCTGGCCGGGGTTTAGGCGCAGACTGAACCGGCTTCATCGCAGGCAAGCCAGCACCCACATTTGAAGGGTCAAAAATCAAAATGTGGGAGCCGGGCTTGCCCGCGATGAGGCCAACAGCATCAACCAATCAACTACAGGCTCAATGGCCGATTCGACGCCTTGATGAACTCTTTCTTCAAGTCCTCAAACGTATGCACCGCGGGGAACTGCGGGAACTCGCGAATCACATTCTCCGGCGCATGGAACAGAATCCCACGGTCAGCTTCGCCGAGCATGGTGGTATCGTTGTAGGAATCGCCGGCGGCGATCACGCGGTAGTAGAGGGTCTTGAACGCCAGCACCGACTGGCGCTTGGGGTCCTTCTGGCGCAGTTGGTAGCTCACCACCCGGTCGTTCTCATCGGTAATCAACCGATGGCACAGCAAGGTCGGGAAGCCGAGTTGGCGCATCAGCGGTTGGGAGAATTCGTAGAAGGTGTCTGACAAAATCACCACCTGGAAGCGCTCGCGCAGCCAGTTGACGAACTCGATGGCACCGTCCAGCGGCTTGAGGGTGGCGATCACTTCCTGGATATCGGCGAGCTTGAGCCCGTGTTCGTCGAGGATGCGCAGGCGTTGCTTCATCAGCACGTCGTAGTCGGGAATATCCCGGGTGGTGGCCCGCAAGGATTCAATACCGGTTTTTTCAGCGAAGGCGATCCAGATTTCCGGAACCAGCACCCCTTCCAGGTCGAGACAGGCAATTTCCACAACACACCCCTATTTATCTTATTCAAGTTGAGCGAGCAAAAGGACTGCCGAACTCTAGCGACTCAAGCTCGGCCCCGCAACGCGGGGCGGATTTTGATACCATCGCTCCCCTATAGAGCGCTCAGCGCCACTGACCTGTAGGAACCGTCCTGATGAACCAAGCCTTCGACGTCGCTGAACTCGCTGCGACTTACGCAAACAAATCCGCCCAGGACATTCTCAAGCTGGCGTTCAGTCAGTTCGGCGATGACCTGTGGATTTCCTTCAGCGGCGCCGAGGACGTGGTGCTGGTAGACATGGCCTGGAAGCTGAACAAGAACGTCAAGGTATTCAGCCTCGACACCGGCCGTCTGCACCCGGAGACCTACCGGTTTATCGAGCAGGTGCGCGAGTTCTACAAGATCGACATCGAGCTGATCTCGCCGGACCAGCGCGCGCTGGAACCCTTCGTCAAGGAAAAGGGCCTGTTCAGCTTCTACAAGGACGGCCATGGCGAATGCTGCGGCGTGCGCAAGATCGAGCCGCTGCGCCGCAAACTGTCCGGCGTAAGCGCCTGGGCCACCGGCCAACGCCGCGACCAGAGCCCCGGCACCCGCAGCCAGGTGGCGGCACTGGAGGTCGACAGCGCTTTCTCCACCCCGGAACGTACGCTGTACAAGTTCAACCCGCTGGCGCAGATGACCAGCGAGGAAGTCTGGGGTTACATCCGAATGCTCGAGTTGCCTTACAACAGCCTGCATGAACGCGGCTTTATCAGCATCGGCTGCGAGCCGTGCACCCGGCCGGTATTGCCGAACCAGCACGAGCGCGAAGGCCGCTGGTGGTGGGAAGAAGCTACGCAGAAAGAATGTGGCCTGCACGCCGGGAATATCATCAGCAAAGCCTGAGGGCTAGCGCAGTAAAACATGTGGGAGCGGGCTTGCTCGCGAATGCCGTGGATCAGTCGACACATTCAGTGACTGGCCCTTCAAATTCGCGAGCAAGCCCGCGCCCACATTTACTTTGTGGTGGGTATAAATCTTGTACACACTGATGTAACCATCGGTGCCATTTATGTGTGCAATCCAGTCAAAAGCGCACCATAACGTAACATCTCTTCCCGCTTCTTTTCGTTCTCTCCCGCACTGTTTCTAATGCATAAAAAATAAATACCTGTTCAAACGGTCAATTTATATCGCTTTTAATTCAGTCAGTTATTTGGACAACCTATAAAAACGAAATTAATCGCCCGTTTCATAGTTCCAAAACTGGCACGCATGTGGCTTAAGGTGAAATGCGCTTTGTATACAATAAATACAAAACCTACATACACTTTGCCATCTGCGGCTTGCTCGCCGATGCGCTGGAGCCTGCCGGAATGCGTACAAGCCTCTCGAATAACATCGCACTGGATCTGCCCTCCTCCGCCCTGAACCCGGCGGCCGCGAGCCCCGGCCCGTTGGTGCTCAGCCCTCGCCTGCACAACCGGGACCTGGCGCCCACCAAAGTTGAGGGTCGTCGCTGGGGTCGCTACAGCATTTTCGCGCTGTGGACCAATGACGTGCACAACATCGCCAACTATTCGTTTGCCATTGGCTTATATGCGCTGGGCCTTGGCGGTTGGCAGATTCTGTTATCACTGGGGATTGGCGCGGCGCTGGTGTACTTCTTCATGAACTTGTCGGGGTATATGGGGCAGAAGACCGGCGTGCCGTTCCCGGTCATCAGCCGTATCAGTTTCGGTATTCATGGCGCACAAATTCCTGCGCTGATTCGGGCGGTGATTGCGATTGCCTGGTTTGGTATCCAGACCTACTTGGCGTCAGTGGTTTTCCGCGTGCTGTTGTCGGCAATTCATCCAGGGTTTGCCGACTATGATCACAACTCGATCCTCGGCCTGTCGACG is a window of Pseudomonas antarctica DNA encoding:
- the thrH gene encoding bifunctional phosphoserine phosphatase/homoserine phosphotransferase ThrH, whose translation is MEIACLDLEGVLVPEIWIAFAEKTGIESLRATTRDIPDYDVLMKQRLRILDEHGLKLADIQEVIATLKPLDGAIEFVNWLRERFQVVILSDTFYEFSQPLMRQLGFPTLLCHRLITDENDRVVSYQLRQKDPKRQSVLAFKTLYYRVIAAGDSYNDTTMLGEADRGILFHAPENVIREFPQFPAVHTFEDLKKEFIKASNRPLSL
- a CDS encoding phosphoadenylyl-sulfate reductase, with amino-acid sequence MNQAFDVAELAATYANKSAQDILKLAFSQFGDDLWISFSGAEDVVLVDMAWKLNKNVKVFSLDTGRLHPETYRFIEQVREFYKIDIELISPDQRALEPFVKEKGLFSFYKDGHGECCGVRKIEPLRRKLSGVSAWATGQRRDQSPGTRSQVAALEVDSAFSTPERTLYKFNPLAQMTSEEVWGYIRMLELPYNSLHERGFISIGCEPCTRPVLPNQHEREGRWWWEEATQKECGLHAGNIISKA